The Paenibacillus sp. JQZ6Y-1 sequence CGGTCGCTTTTGTAAATAGCCCACCCGTATGGATGACCAAAAATGGACACGGGCAGCCAGACGATTCGGTTGGCAGCACCAATCTGAAGCCAGAGGCGGTTCAGGATTATGCCGTATTTCTCGCAGATGTATTGGAGCATTTTGACAAGCAAAAGCTGGGCTTCGACTATATTAGCCCGATCAACGAACCGACATGGGACTGGAACAAAGCCGGGCAGGAAGGCAATCGCTATAACATGCAAGACATCCGCAATGTGCTGAATGCCCTGCATACCGAGCTGCAAAAACGCGGTCTGCATACCGAGATTGATGCCATCGAAGCAGTCGAATACTTATCCCTGCTGGATAACGATCAGTACGCTGCGTTTACCGGAAAAGCTGGCAGCACCTACACCAGTGGCAATGCAGGCGGCAAGTATCCCGGCAAATACAGCGAATATATCAAGGAACTGCTGGGTGACCCCACAACAGCACAGATCATCGGCAATAAGATGAGCGCTCACGCCTACTGGTCTGATCAATCCAATCCCGGCGACGACCGACTGGTGCGTCTGCGTGAGCTGGTTCGTGACAATTTGAACCGATACGGAAAAAATATGACATTCTGGATGTCCGAATACTGTATCCTCGGCGATCGTGGACCCGGACGTGATCTGACGATGACAACGGCACTGGATGTAGCCAAAGTGATCCACTATGATATGGTGACAACACAGGCATCCGCATGGCAATGGTGGCTTGCCGTATCCAAAGAAGATTACAAGGACGGTCTGATCTACACTGATTACAACAATCCGGGCGATGAACAGTCCATTTTACCATCCAAAACGCTATGGGCGCTGGGCAATTACAGCCGCTTCGTTCGTCCTGGTGCAGAACGCATCGGTCTAGAAGGTGCCAACGACCCGAATGGTCTGATGGGCTCGGCGTATTATCATGACAAAGACAAGCAGCTGTCCGTTGTATTCGTCAACAGCAGCAATGAAGACAAAACGATCCATGTGGACATCAGCAACCTACCCGGTGGCAAGGATGTGAAGCAGTTTGAGCCTTATCTGACTTCCGATTCTGCCGATCTGAAAAAGCAGTCTACCGTTTCGATGAAAAAGGATATTACCATCCCGGCACGATCCCTGATGACACTAGTAGGAAAATGATGCTAATAGCGAAAAATGAAAGAAATACCAGCAGTCTTGCAGACGTATGGCGCACTCGATCTAGCATACGAATCTCTGATAGCAAGAACGTATGCTCATTCCATAGGAAAGGAATATAGTAATGATCGTTATCTATATGATTGCAGCCGTGATTGGTTTCTATGTGCTACACTTTTTGCTTTCCTTGTTCAATATCCATGTGTTGGATAACGGCTGGGAAACGGTATACCTGTTGCTGACAGTCATCATTGGCATTCTTCTGTATATCGCTTCGCTTTTACAACACTCGCATAAACGAAATTAGATGTGGCATTCCATGTGACAGCATACTGCTGCACCATACAGCAAAAAAACGACTGGCTTTTGCCTAGTCGTTTTTTTACTATGATCCTGTGTTGTTTGTTTCTTCTATTCCGTACACATTACTGCTTACTTGGTATCGGTCGTCGTGTCGGTGCTGTTCGTTGTACCTTGTTGTTGTC is a genomic window containing:
- a CDS encoding glycoside hydrolase encodes the protein MRLIHNNPTRWLPRLSALSLSIALFSSMASGAGAASSTGNDTTASKQEPQRSVQTITINGQQHYQHIDGFGASGAWSIDHIGSEWSDKNKNRVADLLFSKHKGIGLSIWRFNIGAGSTATDQDIISDPWRRADSFKSAANQPYDWSQQAGQQWFLKAAKQRGVSQTVAFVNSPPVWMTKNGHGQPDDSVGSTNLKPEAVQDYAVFLADVLEHFDKQKLGFDYISPINEPTWDWNKAGQEGNRYNMQDIRNVLNALHTELQKRGLHTEIDAIEAVEYLSLLDNDQYAAFTGKAGSTYTSGNAGGKYPGKYSEYIKELLGDPTTAQIIGNKMSAHAYWSDQSNPGDDRLVRLRELVRDNLNRYGKNMTFWMSEYCILGDRGPGRDLTMTTALDVAKVIHYDMVTTQASAWQWWLAVSKEDYKDGLIYTDYNNPGDEQSILPSKTLWALGNYSRFVRPGAERIGLEGANDPNGLMGSAYYHDKDKQLSVVFVNSSNEDKTIHVDISNLPGGKDVKQFEPYLTSDSADLKKQSTVSMKKDITIPARSLMTLVGK